A region of Drosophila mauritiana strain mau12 chromosome 3L, ASM438214v1, whole genome shotgun sequence DNA encodes the following proteins:
- the LOC117140637 gene encoding protein LSM14 homolog A isoform X6: protein MSGGLPELGSKISLISKADIRYEGRLYTVDPQECTIALSSVRSFGTEDRDTQFQIAPQSQIYDYILFRGSDIKDIRVVNNHTLPHHNDPAIMQAQLQNGPPQMPQHFPMPSGMSAPPQQQQVPSQQPPQMPSGGGSGGAGGAGAPGGGGPGYGNGNPFGNLGGPNLANMVGNAGGSLAPGSGAPGSGPFMHIGGNQQQPKPQQQKQPNMLAGASRSTTPISLIVSPTAELTQQQQLHQQQNAGQGGNGRDAGHKRQNHQQQQNQQQQQRGGSSHNNMQQQQRGGGSGTDFYNQQRDRRDSGRQMDNNYSNNYNNNNNQRNRGGGNGMQQQQRGGNGGGGGGGNGGGNNPAWNMHRGNQNSNNMMNMRNRGMGSRGPMRPNQGYRPQSANNQNKPRNKIKFEGDFDFEQANNKFEELRSQLAKLKVAEDGAPKPATNATAATATATNEQVGEKVEGVHTLNGETDKKDDSGNETGAGEHEPEEDDVAVCYDKTKSFFDNISCEAAQDRSKNKKNDWRQERKLNTETFGVSSTRRGSSYRGRNHFYNNNGNVGGGGIGGMNSGYGGAPGYNRNNYRMGGGGGNFRNRSNNRNNGGGRGGNGMPNITNGNTAAALKAANSAGNGSNATDSSAPNATTATTKSTSLLPEQTQQVAAVCE from the exons ATGAGCGGGGGATTACCGGAGTTGGGCTCCAAAATCAGCCTCATTTCCAAGGCGGACATTCGATACGAGGGCCGCCTGTACACGGTGGATCCGCAGGAGTGCACCATTGCGCTCTCGAGTG TGCGATCCTTCGGTACAGAAGATCGGGACACCCAGTTCCAGATAGCGCCGCAGTCGCAGATCTACGACTACATCCTCTTCCGTGGCTCGGACATCAAGGACATTCGCGTTGTCAAcaaccacacgctgccgcacCACAATGACCCGGCGATCATGCAGGCGCAGCTCCAGAACGGACCGCCCCAGATGCCGCAGCATTTCCCCATGCCCAGCGGGATGAGCGctccgccgcagcagcaacaggtgcCGTCGCAGCAACCGCCCCAGATGCCAAGCGGTGGAGGCAGTGGTGGTGCTGGCGGAGCAGGCGCTCCTGGCGGCGGCGGACCCGGCTACGGTAATGGCAATCCGTTCGGCAACCTCGGCGGTCCCAATCTGGCCAACATGGTGGGCAATGCGGGCGGATCGCTTGCACCCGGTTCCGGTGCTCCGGGCAGCGGACCCTTCATGCACATCGGCGGCAATCAGCAACAGCCGAAGCCCCAGCAGCAGAAACAGCCAA ACATGCTGGCCGGTGCCTCGCGATCGACGACACCCATTAGCCTGATTGTGAGTCCCACGGCGGAGCTGacccaacagcagcagctgcaccaGCAACAGAACGCTGGCCAGGGTGGCAACGGACGCGATGCAGGACATAAGCGCCAgaaccaccagcagcaacagaatcagcagcagcagcaacgtgGCGGTTCCAGCCACAACaacatgcaacagcagcaacgaggcggcggcagcggaACGGACTTCTATAACCAGCAGCGGGATCGTCGGGACTCCGGCCGTCAAATGGACAACAACTacagcaacaactacaacaacaataataatcaGCGCAATCGCGGCGGCGGCAATGgaatgcaacagcagcagcgaggAGGAAACGGCGGCGGTGGAGGCGGCGGAAACGGAGGTGGAAACAACCCGGCCTGGAACATGCATCGCGGCAACCAGAACTCGAACAACATGATGAACATGCGCAACCGCGGCATGGGTTCACGCGGCCCCATGCGACCCAATCAG GGCTATCGTCCGCAGTCGGCCAATAATCAGAACAAGCCGCGGAACAAGATCAAGTTCGAGGGTGACTTCGATTTCGAGCAGGCTAACAACAAGTTCGAGGAACTGCGCTCCCAGCTGGCCAAGCTCAAGGTGGCCGAGGATGGTGCACCCAAGCCAGCCACCAATGCAACGGCcgccactgcaactgcaaccaATGAGCAGGTGGGTGAGAAGGTTGAAGGCGTACACACA CTGAATGGCGAGACCGACAAGAAGGATGATTCTGGCAATGAGACCGGCGCTGGAGAGCACGAGCCCGAGGAGGATGACGTTGCTGTGTGCTACGACAAGACCAAATCGTTCTTCGACAACATCTCGTGCGAGGCTGCCCAGGATCGCAGCAAGAACAAGAAGAACGATTGGCGCCAGGAGCGCAAGTTGAACACTGAGACCTTCGGAGTGTCCTCCACACGACGTGGCAG CAGTTACCGCGGACGCAACCATTTCTACAACAATAATGGCAACGTGGGCGGAGGGGGCATCGGCGGCATGAACTCGGGATACGGAGGAGCGCCCGGCTACAACAGGAACAACTATCGCatgggcggcggcggtggcaacTTCCGGAACAGGAGCAACAACCGCAACAACGGAGGCGGTCGTGGCGGAAACGGAATGCCAAACATCACCAACGGCAACACCGCTGCTGCGCTGAAGGCGGCCAACAGTGCTGGCAACGGATCCAATGCCACGGACTCCAGTGCACCCAATGCCACAACCGCGACGACAAAGTCGACGTCCCTCTTGCCAGAGCAGACGCAACAGGTGGCGGCAGTTTGTGAGTAG
- the LOC117140637 gene encoding protein LSM14 homolog A isoform X5, which translates to MSGGLPELGSKISLISKADIRYEGRLYTVDPQECTIALSSVRSFGTEDRDTQFQIAPQSQIYDYILFRGSDIKDIRVVNNHTLPHHNDPAIMQAQLQNGPPQMPQHFPMPSGMSAPPQQQQVPSQQPPQMPSGGGSGGAGGAGAPGGGGPGYGNGNPFGNLGGPNLANMVGNAGGSLAPGSGAPGSGPFMHIGGNQQQPKPQQQKQPNMLAGASRSTTPISLIVSPTAELTQQQQLHQQQNAGQGGNGRDAGHKRQNHQQQQNQQQQQRGGSSHNNMQQQQRGGGSGTDFYNQQRDRRDSGRQMDNNYSNNYNNNNNQRNRGGGNGMQQQQRGGNGGGGGGGNGGGNNPAWNMHRGNQNSNNMMNMRNRGMGSRGPMRPNQGYRPQSANNQNKPRNKIKFEGDFDFEQANNKFEELRSQLAKLKVAEDGAPKPATNATAATATATNEQVGEKVEGVHTLNGETDKKDDSGNETGAGEHEPEEDDVAVCYDKTKSFFDNISCEAAQDRSKNKKNDWRQERKLNTETFGVSSTRRGSSYRGRNHFYNNNGNVGGGGIGGMNSGYGGAPGYNRNNYRMGGGGGNFRNRSNNRNNGGGRGGNGMPNITNGNTAAALKAANSAGNGSNATDSSAPNATTATTKSTSLLPEQTQQVAAVSQ; encoded by the exons ATGAGCGGGGGATTACCGGAGTTGGGCTCCAAAATCAGCCTCATTTCCAAGGCGGACATTCGATACGAGGGCCGCCTGTACACGGTGGATCCGCAGGAGTGCACCATTGCGCTCTCGAGTG TGCGATCCTTCGGTACAGAAGATCGGGACACCCAGTTCCAGATAGCGCCGCAGTCGCAGATCTACGACTACATCCTCTTCCGTGGCTCGGACATCAAGGACATTCGCGTTGTCAAcaaccacacgctgccgcacCACAATGACCCGGCGATCATGCAGGCGCAGCTCCAGAACGGACCGCCCCAGATGCCGCAGCATTTCCCCATGCCCAGCGGGATGAGCGctccgccgcagcagcaacaggtgcCGTCGCAGCAACCGCCCCAGATGCCAAGCGGTGGAGGCAGTGGTGGTGCTGGCGGAGCAGGCGCTCCTGGCGGCGGCGGACCCGGCTACGGTAATGGCAATCCGTTCGGCAACCTCGGCGGTCCCAATCTGGCCAACATGGTGGGCAATGCGGGCGGATCGCTTGCACCCGGTTCCGGTGCTCCGGGCAGCGGACCCTTCATGCACATCGGCGGCAATCAGCAACAGCCGAAGCCCCAGCAGCAGAAACAGCCAA ACATGCTGGCCGGTGCCTCGCGATCGACGACACCCATTAGCCTGATTGTGAGTCCCACGGCGGAGCTGacccaacagcagcagctgcaccaGCAACAGAACGCTGGCCAGGGTGGCAACGGACGCGATGCAGGACATAAGCGCCAgaaccaccagcagcaacagaatcagcagcagcagcaacgtgGCGGTTCCAGCCACAACaacatgcaacagcagcaacgaggcggcggcagcggaACGGACTTCTATAACCAGCAGCGGGATCGTCGGGACTCCGGCCGTCAAATGGACAACAACTacagcaacaactacaacaacaataataatcaGCGCAATCGCGGCGGCGGCAATGgaatgcaacagcagcagcgaggAGGAAACGGCGGCGGTGGAGGCGGCGGAAACGGAGGTGGAAACAACCCGGCCTGGAACATGCATCGCGGCAACCAGAACTCGAACAACATGATGAACATGCGCAACCGCGGCATGGGTTCACGCGGCCCCATGCGACCCAATCAG GGCTATCGTCCGCAGTCGGCCAATAATCAGAACAAGCCGCGGAACAAGATCAAGTTCGAGGGTGACTTCGATTTCGAGCAGGCTAACAACAAGTTCGAGGAACTGCGCTCCCAGCTGGCCAAGCTCAAGGTGGCCGAGGATGGTGCACCCAAGCCAGCCACCAATGCAACGGCcgccactgcaactgcaaccaATGAGCAGGTGGGTGAGAAGGTTGAAGGCGTACACACA CTGAATGGCGAGACCGACAAGAAGGATGATTCTGGCAATGAGACCGGCGCTGGAGAGCACGAGCCCGAGGAGGATGACGTTGCTGTGTGCTACGACAAGACCAAATCGTTCTTCGACAACATCTCGTGCGAGGCTGCCCAGGATCGCAGCAAGAACAAGAAGAACGATTGGCGCCAGGAGCGCAAGTTGAACACTGAGACCTTCGGAGTGTCCTCCACACGACGTGGCAG CAGTTACCGCGGACGCAACCATTTCTACAACAATAATGGCAACGTGGGCGGAGGGGGCATCGGCGGCATGAACTCGGGATACGGAGGAGCGCCCGGCTACAACAGGAACAACTATCGCatgggcggcggcggtggcaacTTCCGGAACAGGAGCAACAACCGCAACAACGGAGGCGGTCGTGGCGGAAACGGAATGCCAAACATCACCAACGGCAACACCGCTGCTGCGCTGAAGGCGGCCAACAGTGCTGGCAACGGATCCAATGCCACGGACTCCAGTGCACCCAATGCCACAACCGCGACGACAAAGTCGACGTCCCTCTTGCCAGAGCAGACGCAACAGGTGGCGGCAGTTT CACAATAG
- the LOC117140637 gene encoding protein LSM14 homolog B isoform X11, which translates to MSGGLPELGSKISLISKADIRYEGRLYTVDPQECTIALSSVRSFGTEDRDTQFQIAPQSQIYDYILFRGSDIKDIRVVNNHTLPHHNDPAIMQAQLQNGPPQMPQHFPMPSGMSAPPQQQQVPSQQPPQMPSGGGSGGAGGAGAPGGGGPGYGNGNPFGNLGGPNLANMVGNAGGSLAPGSGAPGSGPFMHIGGNQQQPKPQQQKQPNMLAGASRSTTPISLIVSPTAELTQQQQLHQQQNAGQGGNGRDAGHKRQNHQQQQNQQQQQRGGSSHNNMQQQQRGGGSGTDFYNQQRDRRDSGRQMDNNYSNNYNNNNNQRNRGGGNGMQQQQRGGNGGGGGGGNGGGNNPAWNMHRGNQNSNNMMNMRNRGMGSRGPMRPNQGYRPQSANNQNKPRNKIKFEGDFDFEQANNKFEELRSQLAKLKVAEDGAPKPATNATAATATATNEQLNGETDKKDDSGNETGAGEHEPEEDDVAVCYDKTKSFFDNISCEAAQDRSKNKKNDWRQERKLNTETFGVSSTRRGSSYRGRNHFYNNNGNVGGGGIGGMNSGYGGAPGYNRNNYRMGGGGGNFRNRSNNRNNGGGRGGNGMPNITNGNTAAALKAANSAGNGSNATDSSAPNATTATTKSTSLLPEQTQQVAAVCE; encoded by the exons ATGAGCGGGGGATTACCGGAGTTGGGCTCCAAAATCAGCCTCATTTCCAAGGCGGACATTCGATACGAGGGCCGCCTGTACACGGTGGATCCGCAGGAGTGCACCATTGCGCTCTCGAGTG TGCGATCCTTCGGTACAGAAGATCGGGACACCCAGTTCCAGATAGCGCCGCAGTCGCAGATCTACGACTACATCCTCTTCCGTGGCTCGGACATCAAGGACATTCGCGTTGTCAAcaaccacacgctgccgcacCACAATGACCCGGCGATCATGCAGGCGCAGCTCCAGAACGGACCGCCCCAGATGCCGCAGCATTTCCCCATGCCCAGCGGGATGAGCGctccgccgcagcagcaacaggtgcCGTCGCAGCAACCGCCCCAGATGCCAAGCGGTGGAGGCAGTGGTGGTGCTGGCGGAGCAGGCGCTCCTGGCGGCGGCGGACCCGGCTACGGTAATGGCAATCCGTTCGGCAACCTCGGCGGTCCCAATCTGGCCAACATGGTGGGCAATGCGGGCGGATCGCTTGCACCCGGTTCCGGTGCTCCGGGCAGCGGACCCTTCATGCACATCGGCGGCAATCAGCAACAGCCGAAGCCCCAGCAGCAGAAACAGCCAA ACATGCTGGCCGGTGCCTCGCGATCGACGACACCCATTAGCCTGATTGTGAGTCCCACGGCGGAGCTGacccaacagcagcagctgcaccaGCAACAGAACGCTGGCCAGGGTGGCAACGGACGCGATGCAGGACATAAGCGCCAgaaccaccagcagcaacagaatcagcagcagcagcaacgtgGCGGTTCCAGCCACAACaacatgcaacagcagcaacgaggcggcggcagcggaACGGACTTCTATAACCAGCAGCGGGATCGTCGGGACTCCGGCCGTCAAATGGACAACAACTacagcaacaactacaacaacaataataatcaGCGCAATCGCGGCGGCGGCAATGgaatgcaacagcagcagcgaggAGGAAACGGCGGCGGTGGAGGCGGCGGAAACGGAGGTGGAAACAACCCGGCCTGGAACATGCATCGCGGCAACCAGAACTCGAACAACATGATGAACATGCGCAACCGCGGCATGGGTTCACGCGGCCCCATGCGACCCAATCAG GGCTATCGTCCGCAGTCGGCCAATAATCAGAACAAGCCGCGGAACAAGATCAAGTTCGAGGGTGACTTCGATTTCGAGCAGGCTAACAACAAGTTCGAGGAACTGCGCTCCCAGCTGGCCAAGCTCAAGGTGGCCGAGGATGGTGCACCCAAGCCAGCCACCAATGCAACGGCcgccactgcaactgcaaccaATGAGCAG CTGAATGGCGAGACCGACAAGAAGGATGATTCTGGCAATGAGACCGGCGCTGGAGAGCACGAGCCCGAGGAGGATGACGTTGCTGTGTGCTACGACAAGACCAAATCGTTCTTCGACAACATCTCGTGCGAGGCTGCCCAGGATCGCAGCAAGAACAAGAAGAACGATTGGCGCCAGGAGCGCAAGTTGAACACTGAGACCTTCGGAGTGTCCTCCACACGACGTGGCAG CAGTTACCGCGGACGCAACCATTTCTACAACAATAATGGCAACGTGGGCGGAGGGGGCATCGGCGGCATGAACTCGGGATACGGAGGAGCGCCCGGCTACAACAGGAACAACTATCGCatgggcggcggcggtggcaacTTCCGGAACAGGAGCAACAACCGCAACAACGGAGGCGGTCGTGGCGGAAACGGAATGCCAAACATCACCAACGGCAACACCGCTGCTGCGCTGAAGGCGGCCAACAGTGCTGGCAACGGATCCAATGCCACGGACTCCAGTGCACCCAATGCCACAACCGCGACGACAAAGTCGACGTCCCTCTTGCCAGAGCAGACGCAACAGGTGGCGGCAGTTTGTGAGTAG
- the LOC117140637 gene encoding protein LSM14 homolog B isoform X3, with protein MSGGLPELGSKISLISKADIRYEGRLYTVDPQECTIALSSVRSFGTEDRDTQFQIAPQSQIYDYILFRGSDIKDIRVVNNHTLPHHNDPAIMQAQLQNGPPQMPQHFPMPSGMSAPPQQQQVPSQQPPQMPSGGGSGGAGGAGAPGGGGPGYGNGNPFGNLGGPNLANMVGNAGGSLAPGSGAPGSGPFMHIGGNQQQPKPQQQKQPISVLDMLAGASRSTTPISLIVSPTAELTQQQQLHQQQNAGQGGNGRDAGHKRQNHQQQQNQQQQQRGGSSHNNMQQQQRGGGSGTDFYNQQRDRRDSGRQMDNNYSNNYNNNNNQRNRGGGNGMQQQQRGGNGGGGGGGNGGGNNPAWNMHRGNQNSNNMMNMRNRGMGSRGPMRPNQGYRPQSANNQNKPRNKIKFEGDFDFEQANNKFEELRSQLAKLKVAEDGAPKPATNATAATATATNEQVGEKVEGVHTLNGETDKKDDSGNETGAGEHEPEEDDVAVCYDKTKSFFDNISCEAAQDRSKNKKNDWRQERKLNTETFGVSSTRRGSYRGRNHFYNNNGNVGGGGIGGMNSGYGGAPGYNRNNYRMGGGGGNFRNRSNNRNNGGGRGGNGMPNITNGNTAAALKAANSAGNGSNATDSSAPNATTATTKSTSLLPEQTQQVAAVSQ; from the exons ATGAGCGGGGGATTACCGGAGTTGGGCTCCAAAATCAGCCTCATTTCCAAGGCGGACATTCGATACGAGGGCCGCCTGTACACGGTGGATCCGCAGGAGTGCACCATTGCGCTCTCGAGTG TGCGATCCTTCGGTACAGAAGATCGGGACACCCAGTTCCAGATAGCGCCGCAGTCGCAGATCTACGACTACATCCTCTTCCGTGGCTCGGACATCAAGGACATTCGCGTTGTCAAcaaccacacgctgccgcacCACAATGACCCGGCGATCATGCAGGCGCAGCTCCAGAACGGACCGCCCCAGATGCCGCAGCATTTCCCCATGCCCAGCGGGATGAGCGctccgccgcagcagcaacaggtgcCGTCGCAGCAACCGCCCCAGATGCCAAGCGGTGGAGGCAGTGGTGGTGCTGGCGGAGCAGGCGCTCCTGGCGGCGGCGGACCCGGCTACGGTAATGGCAATCCGTTCGGCAACCTCGGCGGTCCCAATCTGGCCAACATGGTGGGCAATGCGGGCGGATCGCTTGCACCCGGTTCCGGTGCTCCGGGCAGCGGACCCTTCATGCACATCGGCGGCAATCAGCAACAGCCGAAGCCCCAGCAGCAGAAACAGCCAA TTTCCGTTCTAGACATGCTGGCCGGTGCCTCGCGATCGACGACACCCATTAGCCTGATTGTGAGTCCCACGGCGGAGCTGacccaacagcagcagctgcaccaGCAACAGAACGCTGGCCAGGGTGGCAACGGACGCGATGCAGGACATAAGCGCCAgaaccaccagcagcaacagaatcagcagcagcagcaacgtgGCGGTTCCAGCCACAACaacatgcaacagcagcaacgaggcggcggcagcggaACGGACTTCTATAACCAGCAGCGGGATCGTCGGGACTCCGGCCGTCAAATGGACAACAACTacagcaacaactacaacaacaataataatcaGCGCAATCGCGGCGGCGGCAATGgaatgcaacagcagcagcgaggAGGAAACGGCGGCGGTGGAGGCGGCGGAAACGGAGGTGGAAACAACCCGGCCTGGAACATGCATCGCGGCAACCAGAACTCGAACAACATGATGAACATGCGCAACCGCGGCATGGGTTCACGCGGCCCCATGCGACCCAATCAG GGCTATCGTCCGCAGTCGGCCAATAATCAGAACAAGCCGCGGAACAAGATCAAGTTCGAGGGTGACTTCGATTTCGAGCAGGCTAACAACAAGTTCGAGGAACTGCGCTCCCAGCTGGCCAAGCTCAAGGTGGCCGAGGATGGTGCACCCAAGCCAGCCACCAATGCAACGGCcgccactgcaactgcaaccaATGAGCAGGTGGGTGAGAAGGTTGAAGGCGTACACACA CTGAATGGCGAGACCGACAAGAAGGATGATTCTGGCAATGAGACCGGCGCTGGAGAGCACGAGCCCGAGGAGGATGACGTTGCTGTGTGCTACGACAAGACCAAATCGTTCTTCGACAACATCTCGTGCGAGGCTGCCCAGGATCGCAGCAAGAACAAGAAGAACGATTGGCGCCAGGAGCGCAAGTTGAACACTGAGACCTTCGGAGTGTCCTCCACACGACGTGGCAG TTACCGCGGACGCAACCATTTCTACAACAATAATGGCAACGTGGGCGGAGGGGGCATCGGCGGCATGAACTCGGGATACGGAGGAGCGCCCGGCTACAACAGGAACAACTATCGCatgggcggcggcggtggcaacTTCCGGAACAGGAGCAACAACCGCAACAACGGAGGCGGTCGTGGCGGAAACGGAATGCCAAACATCACCAACGGCAACACCGCTGCTGCGCTGAAGGCGGCCAACAGTGCTGGCAACGGATCCAATGCCACGGACTCCAGTGCACCCAATGCCACAACCGCGACGACAAAGTCGACGTCCCTCTTGCCAGAGCAGACGCAACAGGTGGCGGCAGTTT CACAATAG
- the LOC117140637 gene encoding protein LSM14 homolog B isoform X9, with protein MSGGLPELGSKISLISKADIRYEGRLYTVDPQECTIALSSVRSFGTEDRDTQFQIAPQSQIYDYILFRGSDIKDIRVVNNHTLPHHNDPAIMQAQLQNGPPQMPQHFPMPSGMSAPPQQQQVPSQQPPQMPSGGGSGGAGGAGAPGGGGPGYGNGNPFGNLGGPNLANMVGNAGGSLAPGSGAPGSGPFMHIGGNQQQPKPQQQKQPISVLDMLAGASRSTTPISLIVSPTAELTQQQQLHQQQNAGQGGNGRDAGHKRQNHQQQQNQQQQQRGGSSHNNMQQQQRGGGSGTDFYNQQRDRRDSGRQMDNNYSNNYNNNNNQRNRGGGNGMQQQQRGGNGGGGGGGNGGGNNPAWNMHRGNQNSNNMMNMRNRGMGSRGPMRPNQGYRPQSANNQNKPRNKIKFEGDFDFEQANNKFEELRSQLAKLKVAEDGAPKPATNATAATATATNEQLNGETDKKDDSGNETGAGEHEPEEDDVAVCYDKTKSFFDNISCEAAQDRSKNKKNDWRQERKLNTETFGVSSTRRGSSYRGRNHFYNNNGNVGGGGIGGMNSGYGGAPGYNRNNYRMGGGGGNFRNRSNNRNNGGGRGGNGMPNITNGNTAAALKAANSAGNGSNATDSSAPNATTATTKSTSLLPEQTQQVAAVCE; from the exons ATGAGCGGGGGATTACCGGAGTTGGGCTCCAAAATCAGCCTCATTTCCAAGGCGGACATTCGATACGAGGGCCGCCTGTACACGGTGGATCCGCAGGAGTGCACCATTGCGCTCTCGAGTG TGCGATCCTTCGGTACAGAAGATCGGGACACCCAGTTCCAGATAGCGCCGCAGTCGCAGATCTACGACTACATCCTCTTCCGTGGCTCGGACATCAAGGACATTCGCGTTGTCAAcaaccacacgctgccgcacCACAATGACCCGGCGATCATGCAGGCGCAGCTCCAGAACGGACCGCCCCAGATGCCGCAGCATTTCCCCATGCCCAGCGGGATGAGCGctccgccgcagcagcaacaggtgcCGTCGCAGCAACCGCCCCAGATGCCAAGCGGTGGAGGCAGTGGTGGTGCTGGCGGAGCAGGCGCTCCTGGCGGCGGCGGACCCGGCTACGGTAATGGCAATCCGTTCGGCAACCTCGGCGGTCCCAATCTGGCCAACATGGTGGGCAATGCGGGCGGATCGCTTGCACCCGGTTCCGGTGCTCCGGGCAGCGGACCCTTCATGCACATCGGCGGCAATCAGCAACAGCCGAAGCCCCAGCAGCAGAAACAGCCAA TTTCCGTTCTAGACATGCTGGCCGGTGCCTCGCGATCGACGACACCCATTAGCCTGATTGTGAGTCCCACGGCGGAGCTGacccaacagcagcagctgcaccaGCAACAGAACGCTGGCCAGGGTGGCAACGGACGCGATGCAGGACATAAGCGCCAgaaccaccagcagcaacagaatcagcagcagcagcaacgtgGCGGTTCCAGCCACAACaacatgcaacagcagcaacgaggcggcggcagcggaACGGACTTCTATAACCAGCAGCGGGATCGTCGGGACTCCGGCCGTCAAATGGACAACAACTacagcaacaactacaacaacaataataatcaGCGCAATCGCGGCGGCGGCAATGgaatgcaacagcagcagcgaggAGGAAACGGCGGCGGTGGAGGCGGCGGAAACGGAGGTGGAAACAACCCGGCCTGGAACATGCATCGCGGCAACCAGAACTCGAACAACATGATGAACATGCGCAACCGCGGCATGGGTTCACGCGGCCCCATGCGACCCAATCAG GGCTATCGTCCGCAGTCGGCCAATAATCAGAACAAGCCGCGGAACAAGATCAAGTTCGAGGGTGACTTCGATTTCGAGCAGGCTAACAACAAGTTCGAGGAACTGCGCTCCCAGCTGGCCAAGCTCAAGGTGGCCGAGGATGGTGCACCCAAGCCAGCCACCAATGCAACGGCcgccactgcaactgcaaccaATGAGCAG CTGAATGGCGAGACCGACAAGAAGGATGATTCTGGCAATGAGACCGGCGCTGGAGAGCACGAGCCCGAGGAGGATGACGTTGCTGTGTGCTACGACAAGACCAAATCGTTCTTCGACAACATCTCGTGCGAGGCTGCCCAGGATCGCAGCAAGAACAAGAAGAACGATTGGCGCCAGGAGCGCAAGTTGAACACTGAGACCTTCGGAGTGTCCTCCACACGACGTGGCAG CAGTTACCGCGGACGCAACCATTTCTACAACAATAATGGCAACGTGGGCGGAGGGGGCATCGGCGGCATGAACTCGGGATACGGAGGAGCGCCCGGCTACAACAGGAACAACTATCGCatgggcggcggcggtggcaacTTCCGGAACAGGAGCAACAACCGCAACAACGGAGGCGGTCGTGGCGGAAACGGAATGCCAAACATCACCAACGGCAACACCGCTGCTGCGCTGAAGGCGGCCAACAGTGCTGGCAACGGATCCAATGCCACGGACTCCAGTGCACCCAATGCCACAACCGCGACGACAAAGTCGACGTCCCTCTTGCCAGAGCAGACGCAACAGGTGGCGGCAGTTTGTGAGTAG